The Microlunatus antarcticus genome window below encodes:
- a CDS encoding O-acetyl-ADP-ribose deacetylase, producing the protein MTAITLVLGDLTRQEVDAVVNAANHTILGGGGVDGAIHRAAGPKLLEACRRVRKTTFREGLPTGEAVATIAGDLPAQWVIHTVGPTWAKTIDKSGLLASCHTRSLAVADEVGARTVAFPAISTGAYHWPLDDAARIALASVREASTEVEEVRFVLRDERAYDVFAAELERQGL; encoded by the coding sequence GCGACCTCACGAGGCAGGAGGTCGACGCCGTCGTCAACGCGGCGAACCACACGATCCTCGGCGGTGGTGGGGTGGACGGGGCGATCCACCGGGCGGCGGGGCCCAAGCTGCTGGAGGCGTGCCGCCGCGTGCGGAAGACCACGTTCCGCGAGGGGCTGCCGACCGGGGAGGCGGTCGCCACGATCGCCGGCGACCTGCCCGCTCAGTGGGTCATCCACACGGTCGGGCCGACCTGGGCCAAGACCATCGACAAGTCGGGGCTGCTCGCCTCCTGCCACACCCGCTCCCTGGCCGTCGCGGACGAGGTCGGGGCGCGGACGGTCGCGTTCCCGGCGATCTCGACCGGCGCGTACCACTGGCCCCTGGACGACGCCGCCCGCATCGCGCTGGCGAGCGTGCGCGAGGCGAGCACGGAGGTCGAGGAGGTGCGGTTCGTGCTGCGCGACGAGCGGGCGTACGACGTCTTCGCCGCCGAGCTCGAGCGCCAGGGTCTCTGA